Proteins encoded by one window of Sus scrofa isolate TJ Tabasco breed Duroc chromosome 12, Sscrofa11.1, whole genome shotgun sequence:
- the SMIM5 gene encoding small integral membrane protein 5 produces MTAADFVQEMHSVWERLLLKLQRLPQAEPVEIATFSVLVIFAATVVLLLLVAICYCCVQCCCPDRRGRKVQVRPMTPLQGTRR; encoded by the exons ATGACGGCGGCCGACTTTGTGCAGGAGATGCACTCCGTATGGGAGAGGCTGCTACTCAAGCTGCAGAGGCTGCCCCAGGCCGAGCCCGTGGAGATCGCGACCTTCTCGGTCCTTGTCATTTTCGCAG CCACGGtcgtgctgctgctgctggtggccaTCTGCTACTGCTGCGTTCAGTGCTGCTGCCCCGATCGGAGAGGCAGGAAGGTCCAGGTGCGACCCATGACCCCACTGCAAGGGACAAGGCGATGA